TGGTTTTTAATCTTAGATTCATTAGGAATGCTTTCTCTTAACATCCTGAAATCATAGGGAATCTCTTCTTTAAGCTTTATCTGAATGGGACGATCTTGGCTATTGGTAAAGGTATAATGATATCCACTCTCACACACATTCTGACCAAGCATTTTGAAATCGGACTGAGTAAGGCTAACATCCACATCTTGGGCTGCCCCTAAGCGCAGTGTTATTTTCCCTTTGGGCAAGGTATGGTCGATAAAGTCTTCCCCAACAAACTGAACATGGCCCTTAGGATCACGTTTGTATAACCTTATGATTCCCTTAGGCAGTGGTGCTCCAATTTCCTCCGTATTGCTAAAAGACAACCACGTCTCTACTTGTGCTGGTAGAGCCCTTCCTGTCATATCTTTAAAGAGATATTCTTTAGTCCCCTGAACTAAAAATTCCCGAGTTAGCTTTACCTGTTGCAAGCTTAAAAGGGACACCTGCTTCACCTCGTGACCACGCAAACTCACACGATGGGACAAACCATACATCGGAAAACCCAAGAGCCGAATGGCCTCAAAGGCGTGAGGAATTCCTTTTTCCTGTCCCTTCCCGTGAAAAGAAGCACCCCAAGTCACATCAGCAGCAACGAGTTGCAGATTCGCATCCGAATAATCAGAGCTGGTTGTATTTGTTAAAGTCACCCAACTCCCCAAATCAATCGTGGAGCCATCAGCACTAATCTCTCCAATGTAACTAGCTTCCCAGCTAAGCCCGGTGGTTAAGTAGCTAAGTTCCATCGACGCAGCGGCAGTTTCCGAACATTCCAACTTCAATGTCAATTCTGGATTGGTAGCAAGTTCATGAGGAACTTGTGGAAACAGCAGCTGATGCTCTTTCACTTCCCTCATTTTTCCCTTGATAGAAACTAAAATCCCCCCATGAACACTCACCAATCTCCCCGACTGAATGGGTTCATGTCCAAGATCAATAAACACTTCCTGTCCAACGGACGCCTCTAAAAGGGACTTTGGCGTCAATTGTTCATAGCGAAAAGCCTGTTCAATAACTTTAAAACTCGGTTTAGGACTCTCCCGCCGAATAAGCGCTGAATTAGGAATGATCTTGGCGCTAATATCTGAAAAAGAAAGTCTGTTGATCCCCTTTTTCAGATGCACGGACCTCCTATCCTTAACAAGAGCGATATTGTTATTGTAAATAGTAATAGCTAGATGCTTTTGATCCTCGTTCGTGAGCTTTTTATGGACCGCAAAAGCATTTGTTCCCCCAGTAAAAATCAAGAGAGACACAAAAGCAGCAAAGATAGTTTTTTTCATGAATAGAATGACTTTCCCTTGTTAGACATAAGCCTCTAATTTTCTGGGCTTCTCTTATCTTCCTTGAAAAACATCCTTACAAAAAAGGAAGCATTGTTCAATACACAATAGGGAAAATCACAATGGTAAAGTGATATGAACGCGAAGTCCTCCTTGCGGAGACTCATCCAAGGAAACTTTTCCACCATGGGCATGTACGATGTCCAGGGCAATGCTCATGCCCAATCCAACACCTCCCGTTTCAACATTTCTAGATTCTTCCAATCGATGGAAGGGTTTAAAAACTTCCTTACGCTTTTCTGGAGGAATCCCTGGACCATCATCATCCACCAAAATCTCAACTCTGTCCTGCGATCGTCTAACAGTCATGTAAACACTCTTGGCATAGCGATTGGCATTGGAGACAAAATTGGTTACACAACGCTTTAGAGCATGGGGCCTACCAATAATGGTGCCTAATGCGTCAGAGGTGAAGTGAATGGTAGCTTTTTTACGTTCAGCATCTTTAACCACTTCCATGAGAAGCTTTCTAAGATCCACTTCTGCCGCCGCCTCTACTCCTTCGCCCCGTACAAAGGCTAAATAGCCCTCAAGCATATATTCCATTTCATTGAGGTCTTTTTTTAGAGAATGAATTTGGAGAGATTCTGGCAACATTTCAAGCTCCAACTTCATACGTGTCAAAGGCGTTCTCAGATCGTGGGATATTCCCGCCAACATATCTGTCCTTTGCTGGAGCTGACGATTAATACGATTCCGCATAACAGAAAAAGCCTTTGCGGTGCGTCTCACTTCTAAGGCTCCGGAAGGCTTAAAGTATGGAACTTCCTGTCCCTTTCCGAACTTCTCAACAGCAAGAGCCAAACGACGAATAGGTCGCACCTGATTCCGAAGAAAGATAAGCGAAAGAATAAATAGAATGAGTGATGAACCAAAAACCCACAAAAGCACAAGAGGCGTTGTTCGGCTTAATAACCGCTTATGATTGAAAGTAAGAGCCATAACCCCCTTTGGCAATTGTACGCCAATATAGATATTCTGACCATCTGTAGCCAAATTATAGGGAAGATGCATTTGATTATTCAAAGCTTCTCCTAAAGTTTTATCCACCCACGCGTGCTGAAAAATGGTCTTTTTCCCAACAAGTTTGTGGCTGGGATGAAACATTACCTGAAGGAAAAATATGCGCTGTAGGTCTTGTATAATCCTGGGAATATCCTCTTCAGTAGCGGTTTCCAAGACACTAGCAGACATAACCGCCTCACTGGAAATCGAGTTAGCAAGTTGACGCGTAACCGAATCCAAATGCCGATCTAGGAACAGATATGCGGTTCCCACCATAACAAAAATGATTGGCGTAATAACAATCAAAATTGTCCGCGCAAAAAGGGTTTTAGGAAGAAAGCGTTTCACAAAACTTCCAACATTCCACCCCCTTTTCGGGCGTATATAATTAGTCAAGCCATAGAGCGTAGCCAGCATTTCGCACCGTCTGTAAATATTTTGGAACTCGGGGATCGTCTTCTATTTTACGTCTTAAGCGAGCAATTTGGACATCTATCGTTCTGGGGCTCACATCACCTTGCGCCTTGCGCGCTAAATCATCACGGGAAAAAGGGTGCCTGGGCGTTTCTGCCATAATCTTCAAAAGACGTTTCTCACTCTCTGTTAAAAGAACTCTCTCTCCTTGACGAGACAAGACACCCTTTTGAATATCGAATGTAAAAGGACCAAATGCAAGATCTT
This genomic interval from Alphaproteobacteria bacterium contains the following:
- a CDS encoding DUF4139 domain-containing protein, translated to MKKTIFAAFVSLLIFTGGTNAFAVHKKLTNEDQKHLAITIYNNNIALVKDRRSVHLKKGINRLSFSDISAKIIPNSALIRRESPKPSFKVIEQAFRYEQLTPKSLLEASVGQEVFIDLGHEPIQSGRLVSVHGGILVSIKGKMREVKEHQLLFPQVPHELATNPELTLKLECSETAAASMELSYLTTGLSWEASYIGEISADGSTIDLGSWVTLTNTTSSDYSDANLQLVAADVTWGASFHGKGQEKGIPHAFEAIRLLGFPMYGLSHRVSLRGHEVKQVSLLSLQQVKLTREFLVQGTKEYLFKDMTGRALPAQVETWLSFSNTEEIGAPLPKGIIRLYKRDPKGHVQFVGEDFIDHTLPKGKITLRLGAAQDVDVSLTQSDFKMLGQNVCESGYHYTFTNSQDRPIQIKLKEEIPYDFRMLRESIPNESKIKNQLVWIISLEPKETKHIRFRLRVSKQG
- a CDS encoding HAMP domain-containing protein, producing MKRFLPKTLFARTILIVITPIIFVMVGTAYLFLDRHLDSVTRQLANSISSEAVMSASVLETATEEDIPRIIQDLQRIFFLQVMFHPSHKLVGKKTIFQHAWVDKTLGEALNNQMHLPYNLATDGQNIYIGVQLPKGVMALTFNHKRLLSRTTPLVLLWVFGSSLILFILSLIFLRNQVRPIRRLALAVEKFGKGQEVPYFKPSGALEVRRTAKAFSVMRNRINRQLQQRTDMLAGISHDLRTPLTRMKLELEMLPESLQIHSLKKDLNEMEYMLEGYLAFVRGEGVEAAAEVDLRKLLMEVVKDAERKKATIHFTSDALGTIIGRPHALKRCVTNFVSNANRYAKSVYMTVRRSQDRVEILVDDDGPGIPPEKRKEVFKPFHRLEESRNVETGGVGLGMSIALDIVHAHGGKVSLDESPQGGLRVHITLPL